In Desulfonatronum thioautotrophicum, the DNA window ATGCGGCGCTGATGGCGCTCGCCTTCAAAGGCGGTGTTCAGGAATACGTAAATGATGCTTTCGGCCAGTGCCTCGCCCAAAACCCGTGATCCCAGGCAGAGCACATTTGCGTCATTATGGGCCCGGGTCATCCTGGCCAGGTATTCGTTGGTGCACAGGGCGGCCCGGATGCCGGGAAAGCGGTTCGCGGCCATGCTCATGCCCAGGCCCGTGCCGCAGATCAGGATGCCGGTGGCACCCGTGGCCAGGACCTGTCGACACACATCTCCGGCCACGAGCGGATAATCGCAGGATTCCTGAGAACGTGCACCAAATTCCACGAGCGTGAAGCCGGCCTCCCGAAGGGAGTGGCTCACGGCGTTCTTGAATGCGAAACCGGCGTGATCGGAG includes these proteins:
- the rpiB gene encoding ribose 5-phosphate isomerase B → MPTSTVIIGSDHAGFAFKNAVSHSLREAGFTLVEFGARSQESCDYPLVAGDVCRQVLATGATGILICGTGLGMSMAANRFPGIRAALCTNEYLARMTRAHNDANVLCLGSRVLGEALAESIIYVFLNTAFEGERHQRRIDQLETLNANS